TATATCCACTTAGAAGACTCTCCCTACCCCGTCAAACTGAACGAAGCCCTTTTGTATTTAAAAGAGAAAGGCCATATTGAAGTGGTTCCGAAAATTGAAGGGAACGGGATCCAAGGTTTTGCCTTACGTTTTCTAAAACCAATCGATGGACTCATCCTTTCTAAGGAAGAAAAACGAGTGATGATGAAAGTTGTGGAAGCCTTCCGGGGACGAGTGGTAGACGAAAACCGACATTATCCCAATTTATATGAAAATTATGTCGTTACACCCTTATTTGATTCCATTCCGTTTTCGGTCGCAAGGATCAATACGAAAATCCACGTCCTTGTACAAAAAAGCCTTTTGAATCTATCGGGCAAAATGTTTAGAGTTTTATTTGAGAGGTCAGAATGATCATCACTGTTTGCAAAGGCAAAATCCATAGAGCCGTCGTTACCGAGGCTGAACTCCACTACGAAGGTAGTCTCACTGTCGATCTAGACTTAATGGAATTGGCTGGAATGAAACCGTATGAACAAGTGAGTGTGGTGAACGTGAATAACGGTGCCAGGTTCGAAACCTACCTCATCGTGGGAGAAAGGGGTTCGGGGACCATTTGTTTGAATGGAGCTGCAGCACGGCTAGGGATGAAAGGGGACAAGGTCATCATCATCACCTATGGCCAAGTAGAAGAAAAGGACCTCCCAAGCGACTACAAACCAAAAGTTGTGTTCGTGGATGAGAACAATCGGCCGAAAAAAGCCTAAATTCCCTAATTTTTCTAGGGCATTTCTTCGATACTAACTGTATAAACCAAATTGGTAGTCGGAACATGAACAAAACAATATTCGCTCTTTCATTCACCCTCCTCACTTGTGCACTCCTTGCCCAAGAATCAGGGAATCCACAAGGGACACAAGTTTCCGCTGCGTCTTCCAAGGACAACAGGGACTTGTATCCTCTATCCATGTATGATGCAAGGATCCGTTTAAAGAACGTAAGTTTTGTTAGACGACATGCAGACACAGGGAAAGGCGAATTTTTAGATGTCCAAGTGGAATTGGAATCAAGAGTTCCTGAAGACAATGAATATTCGATTTTTGTATTAGCTGGTTTTGAAGGGGATCGAGTGAACCAAGATGAAAGAAGGCTTGTTCCTTATCCAGCTTGGCGAAAAGCAGACCCTGAAAAAGACGAAAGAACATTATACTTTTCTAATATCATGCCAACCCCTTTCACTGCGAAAGAAATTTGGGGTGAAGAAACATATGCTAAGAAAAAAGCAGAAATGGAAAAACGCCATTATGCTGGTTTTGAAGCAGAAATGCCAGAACCTACCTTCACTGAAGTAGTCGATTATCTTTGTAAAAACAATGCGAAGGCACTCCCCTTCACTCTGTTTGGTGAGACTGGACCTACAAAAGAAAAACAAGTGATTTATAACTACGTGGCCCAAACTGCTGATGAAAAAAAGCGACAAGTACACGAAACGTTACCCAAACACACGTATACGATTTACAATAACAAATACAAGACAACGATTACAAGCCACCACTACACTCAGTACAGACCAAATTTCCTCAGTTTTAACAAAGTAGCGGTTCTCGTGTTTGATACAAAAAAACCAACAAACAGTTTGTTATTCCGTAAGTTCATCGATATCTCTGATTTAAAGATTACCTACTAACCAAACATTTCCTTCTGTTCCAACCTCCAGGGCTAAACACGAGTCTTGGAGAGGACAACTGCCCTTCTCTTTTTCCTGTCATTCCATTTCCAAAGAATCCCAAAAACGAAATTGTTTCGATCGATTGATTGAATTGAGTCTTTAAAAAGAACGGATTTAGTGGTCTGTGCCTTCTGGGCGGATGGGGGGGAATTGTTCCGATGCACGAACCCTCCACTCGTCCTCAGGGTGGTTTAGGTGCAACCAACCATTGGCAAAATCCCAACGACCATCCAAATCCAAAAAATCCCAGAAAATTGCCTGGTTCATGTATTTGTAGGTGTCGAGTAAATCGAGCAGGTCCCTTCGTTTGCGGGGGGTATTGTCCATTCTATTCCAGTTTCGGCAAACTCTAGTCCAGGTCGACGTTTTTTATGGACAAAACCAGGTCTTTCTGCCGAAAATGAAACCAGACATGGCAATCACGAAGGAAAAAAAAGCTGACTTCAATGACAAATTGGTAGATTTCAAAAACTACCTCGAAGAGTTAAAAAAAGAAGCCAATATTTTCAAAGTACAAGCCAAAAAAAGTAAGGATATGGAACCTTATTTTAATATATCCCTTGCGATCAATTCCATCAAAACCATTAACACGTGTATTGTGATCAATGAACTTTCCACTGCCATTTTAGAGATCAATAATAATAACTACTTAGAAACTGCACGAAAAGAGATTTATAACTGCATTTCCTACATTGAAAAAACTGTAGGGAATAATGTGGATGGTTCTTTATCCGAAAACAAAGAACAACTTTCCAAAATAGAAAGGTTCACACCAACCCAACGGCTAAACCTCATCAAAGGTTTACTACAAGCGATGAAAAAAACAGTATCAGCCTTTGGTACAAACTCGAAATGGAAATGGTCTTGGCCTGATATCAATTTCCGTGTAGCCGCTTGTACAAAGAATTTATTTGATTTTATCGCGTATGAAAAAGAACAAGATTTAGAAAATCCTTATTATTATATCCGTAAGGAACATTTTAACCTCATCATCGAACTTGCCAACCAAGCCGCCCAGGACTATCGTTCCAAATTTGAAATGTCAACACAAGATTCCACAGATTTGAAACATTCTGTGGAAATGTTGGAGATGAACCGTAAAATATTCCAAATTACTGGTGAAACAGAGGATTTGGAAAAAACCAAAACACTCATTGAGTCCTTCCAACAAAAGATTGCCGACCTCGAATCCGACGATAAAAAGAAAAAAAAGAAACAATAATCGACGTTTTTCCCTAGAATATCCAGTCTAGTTTATAGAAAGGTTATACGTTTCAAAAGGAGATTTCGAAATATGGCACTTACAGAAATCAATGACGCCAATTTCAAAGCAGAAACTGCAAATGGCGTGGTTTTAGTAGATTGTTGGGCAGAATGGTGTGGACCATGTAGAATGGTGGCTCCTGTTCTTGACGAACTTTCGCAAGAAATGGCGGATATCAAAATTACAAAACTCAATGTTGATTTCAACCAAAAGACAGCGCAAGAGTTGGGAATCCAATCCATCCCTACCCTTCTACTCTATAAAGATGGAGTTTTAGTAGACAAAGCAATTGGTGCTTTACCAAAACCGCAAATTAAAAAATTTATAGAAAATCACAAGTAGGAAATAAATTATCCCCTAATGGTCAGTTCCGAACCGAATGGTTTTACAGCACTCCCTAGAGGGGGATATTTAGTCGATACATCAGAAGGGTACATCCAATTTGGATCCCCTCCTGAGACAATTAAGGACACCATGGGGCTCGAAAAAAAGACCCCTCTGGTGTTTGTCCTCCCAAACAAGTTCTTCCATGTGGAAAAAGGCATTTCGATTGCCGAACTTGAATTCCCCATTTACTTCAATTTTTTCTTTCGTGGTGGCAAAAAAACCTTCATCATCTGTTCCGCAGAACAAAAAGAACAGCTAACCATTGTTCTTGGGGAATCCCTGATGGGACCACAAGAAGTAAACTTATCTTCCGAGTTCATAGATGGTGCAGAAAGTTTTGGTTTTCCCGACATCAAAGCAGAAATGGCATACTTTCGTAGTTACAAAACGATGGAAGAGGTGGTAGAGTTTGTTTTATTTGATGACTCCCACAAAGCAAAGTTTGGTGGCATCACCATCGAACAACTGCCTTCAAACGAATTCCTAGTTGTGGATGGAGAGAAAAAAATCAAAATCCCTGGTGAAGTGGATTTCCATGTCAAATACGATATTGGTAAACGATTGGAAGAACCATTCCAGCCACCTCTTATTGGAATCACATGCCTTGGACCATCACATGGATTTGATCCTACAGACAACACATCTGGATTTATCATTTGGTTAAATGGACAAGGGATTATGGTCGATCCACCTGTAAACTCAACCGAGTGGTTACGCGAATCAAATGTCAATCCCAAGTTCATCAACTCCATCATTCTCACACACTGCCACGCAGACCATGATGCTGGAACCTTCCAAAAAATATTAGAAGAATCCAAAATCACTATTTATGCAACAGCAACCGTAATGGAATCTTTCCTCAAAAAATATTGCAGTCTAACAAAGATTCCACGAAAAGAAATCACTGATTTATTTGATTTTATCCCTGTAGTCATTGGTAGACCCACAATCATCAATGGTGGTGAGTTTTATTTTCATTATGCACTGCATTCCATTCCATCCGTTGGGTTCGAATTCTTTTTCCAAGACCAATCTTTTTATTATACTTCAGACCATTTAAACGACCCTGAAGCCTTTGAAGATATGTACAAAAAAGGTGTCTTGCCTGAAACAAGATACCAGTTCCTAAAAGACTTTCCATGGGATCGTAAAATCATTTACCACGAAGCAGGAGTCCCTCCCCTTCACACCAAAATCAGTTATTTGGCATCCCTTCCGGAAGAAGTACAAAAACGGATTACCGTATACCATATTGCAGCTAAGGATATGCCTGCCGGAAACCATCTAACACTTGCTAAGTTTGGTATAGAGAATACTTTGTATCCGGAGATCACTCCTCCCAAACACCAAGAGGCTTTCCAACTTTTGGAAATTTTATCACAGATTGATATCTTCTCTGGATTCCCTATCGAAAAAGCAAAAGAGTTCTTACAAATTGTCAAAGAAGAACGATTCCGACGTGGGGAACAAATCATCAAAAAAGGAACCCATGGAGATCGATTTTTTATCATCGCATCAGGGAACGTAAGGTTTGAAGGACTCTCCAGTGACCACTCTGCTGTCAAACGATACGGAACCTATGAATACTTTGGTGAAGCATCGCTTATCCTCGACACTGTGCGCCAGGCGGATGTGTATGCGGAAACCGACGTGCTTGCCCTCACCATTGAAAAAACACGTTTTTTTCAGTTCATCCGTGGATCCAAACTCCACGAAAACCTAATCAAACTAAACAGTATCCGCGAGACCAATACTTGGAAAACCCTCACGGAATCCCAAACCTTCCGAGGTCTCACCAGTTACCAAGTCACCCAACTGGAACTCATTTTGAAGCTTGAAACAGTGAAAAAGGAAGCAGTTCTCATTGAAGAGGGCCAAACCTTCCAAAATGCCTACATTGTTCGTTCGGGCACCGTTGTGGTGATGCAAAACCACAAAACGATCAGGGAACTTGGCGCAGGGGATTTTGTGGGAGAAATTTATTCTCTCACAAAAGGCCTTCCTTCACATTTCAGTTTCGTTGCTTGGCCAGGGACAGAACTCTATGTGCTTTCCCAAGAAGACGCCATCCAGTACATCAAGAAAAATCCTGGTGTCTACATGAAGCTGAACACTGTTTATAATTGACCTCATTTCGCCATTTCTGTAACATTTCCATATCAAGGAGTCACAAATTTTATGGAGCGTATCCTCCCCTTTACTGAAGAACACCACCAATTCCGCGAGATGGCTCGGAAATTTTTTGAAACAGAAGTAAAACCTCACCACGAAACATGGGAAAAAAACCATATCGTACCCAAAGAAGTATGGAGAAAGGCCGGTGAAAACGGACTTCTCTGCCCCGATGTACCTACAGAATACGGCGGCTCTGGAGCTGACTTTCTGTACAACATCATCATCATCGAAGAATCTTCTCGTGTTGGAAACAGTGGATTTTTTATCTCTTTGCACAATGATGTGATCGCTCCGTACATTTCGACCTATGCGAACGACGAACAAAAGAAACGTTGGTTGCCAAAATGTGCTTCAGGAGAATCCATCCTTGCGGTTGCGATGACTGAACCAGGTGCAGGATCTGATTTAAAATCCCTTCGTACCAGTGCTGTTGATAAGGGTGATCACTTTGTTGTGAATGGACAAAAAACGTTCATCTCGAACGGTCAACTTGCAGACCTCATCATCACTGCAGTGAAACATGATAACGGAACCATTTCCCTTGTCATGATTGAAGAAGGAATGAAAGGATTCGAACGTGGTCGTAATTTAGATAAAATTGGTCTCAAAGCACAAGACACATCTGAATTGTATTTTAATGATGTGATTGTTCCCAAAACAAACCTCATCGGCAAACAAGGACAAGGGTTTCGTTACCTCATGCAAAAACTTGCACAAGAACGTTTGGTTCTTGCAGTTGCTGCTGTGGAAGCAACAAGACTGGTTCAAACCATCACACTCCAATACATCAAAGAGAGAAAAGCATTCGGTCAAAAGATTGGGTCTTTCCAAAATACAAAATTCAAAATGGCTGAAATGGCAACTGAATTAGAAATGGCACAAGTTTTCTGTGACAAAGTGGTCATGGAACACATGAAAGGTGAAAACACTACTGCTGAAGCTTCTATGTGCAAATGGTATTCAACAGAAATGCAAAAACGCCATACTGATGAATGTTTACAATTCTTTGGAGGATATGGTTATATGATGGAGTATCCAATTGCAAGAGCTTACCTCGATGCAAGGATCCAAACCATTTATGCAGGAACCACTGAAATTATGAAAGAAATCATTGGTAGAAGTTTAGGTCTTTAGTTCCAACAAAGATTTATCAGTTTCAAACTGAAACCAAGCGAATGTCTTTTAGAGAACCCGGTCAAATGATCGGGTTTTTTTGTTTTGTAAAACAGACAATCTCTACAAATTAATCTTTCAATTCTTCCGCACCTACTCCCACCGAATCTTTCCGTAAATCGGATGTGAGTCGCATCGAACAAAAATGAGGTCCACACATCGAACAGAAATGAGCTTTTTTCATTCCATCTTGTGGTAAGGATTCATCATGATACGACCTAGCAAGTTCTGGATCAAGAGAAAGGGCAAACTGGTCTTCCCAACGAAATTCAAAACGAGCCTTGCTAAGTAAATCATCCCTTTCTTTAGCACCAGGGTGGCCTTTGGCAAGATCTGCGGCATGGGCAGCAATTTTATAAGCAATTACCCCATCTTTTACATCTTGTTTATTTGGAAGACCCAAATGTTCTTTTGGAGTCACATAACAAAGCATAGCTGTTCCATACCAAGCAATCATCGCCGCACCAATGGCTGAAGTGATATGATCATACCCAGGAGCGATGTCAGTCACGAGTGGCCCAAGTGTATAAAACGGAGCTTCCATACAAATCTCTTCTTGTAAACGTACGTTTTCCTGGATGAGGTGCATTGGAACATGGCCTGGTCCTTCCACCATCACTTGGATGTCATCTGCCCAGGCTCGTTTTGTCAGTTCCCCCAAAGTTTTTAATTCCGCAAATTGTGCTGCATCGTTTGCATCATTGATACAACCTGGCCGCAAACCATCACCTAACGAATAAGAGACTCCATATTTTTGCATCACTTTGGAAATGGCATCAAAATGTTCATACAGAAAGTTTTCCTTCTTATGGTGGTTACACCACTTCGCTAAAATGGAACCACCTCTGGAAACAATACCTGTGATACGTTTTTCAGTCAGTTTGACGTAATCACGTAAAACTCCAGCGTGGATGGTAAAATAATCAACACCTTGTTCTGCTTGTTCTTCCAGTGTTTCTAAAAATACATTGATGTTTAAATCTTCTACTTTTCCTTTTACCTTCTCTAAGGTTTGGTACAAAGGTACGGTTCCAATGGGAACAGGAGAATTGCGAATGATCCATTCTCTAGTTTCATGAATGTTTTTGCCTGTAGACAAATCCATCACAGTATCTGCTCCCCAATGTAAGGCCCAACGGAGTTTTTCCACTTCATCTTCTATGGAAGAAAGAATCGCAGAATTTCCAATATTGGCATTAATTTTCACTAAAAACTTTTTCCCAATGATCATGGGTTCGAGCTCTAAATGGCGTTTGTTTGATGGAATAATCGCTCTACCAATTTTTACTTCATTCATCACAAATTCTGGCGACATTCCTTCCCGTTTCGCCACGTATAACATCTCTTCTGTGATGATATCTCGTTTTGCATAATAGAGTTGGGAAAAATTTTGATCTCCCTTAGATTCACGAGCACTGATCCAAGATTTGCGTAATTTGGGAATCCCTTGTTTATAATCGTA
This genomic interval from Leptospira limi contains the following:
- a CDS encoding acyl-CoA dehydrogenase family protein, which produces MERILPFTEEHHQFREMARKFFETEVKPHHETWEKNHIVPKEVWRKAGENGLLCPDVPTEYGGSGADFLYNIIIIEESSRVGNSGFFISLHNDVIAPYISTYANDEQKKRWLPKCASGESILAVAMTEPGAGSDLKSLRTSAVDKGDHFVVNGQKTFISNGQLADLIITAVKHDNGTISLVMIEEGMKGFERGRNLDKIGLKAQDTSELYFNDVIVPKTNLIGKQGQGFRYLMQKLAQERLVLAVAAVEATRLVQTITLQYIKERKAFGQKIGSFQNTKFKMAEMATELEMAQVFCDKVVMEHMKGENTTAEASMCKWYSTEMQKRHTDECLQFFGGYGYMMEYPIARAYLDARIQTIYAGTTEIMKEIIGRSLGL
- the thiC gene encoding phosphomethylpyrimidine synthase ThiC: MNPNQIEEIKVPETTIPLSNGTEYKGYRTEGMFCIHEETYDYKQGIPKLRKSWISARESKGDQNFSQLYYAKRDIITEEMLYVAKREGMSPEFVMNEVKIGRAIIPSNKRHLELEPMIIGKKFLVKINANIGNSAILSSIEDEVEKLRWALHWGADTVMDLSTGKNIHETREWIIRNSPVPIGTVPLYQTLEKVKGKVEDLNINVFLETLEEQAEQGVDYFTIHAGVLRDYVKLTEKRITGIVSRGGSILAKWCNHHKKENFLYEHFDAISKVMQKYGVSYSLGDGLRPGCINDANDAAQFAELKTLGELTKRAWADDIQVMVEGPGHVPMHLIQENVRLQEEICMEAPFYTLGPLVTDIAPGYDHITSAIGAAMIAWYGTAMLCYVTPKEHLGLPNKQDVKDGVIAYKIAAHAADLAKGHPGAKERDDLLSKARFEFRWEDQFALSLDPELARSYHDESLPQDGMKKAHFCSMCGPHFCSMRLTSDLRKDSVGVGAEELKD
- the trxA gene encoding thioredoxin; translated protein: MRFKRRFRNMALTEINDANFKAETANGVVLVDCWAEWCGPCRMVAPVLDELSQEMADIKITKLNVDFNQKTAQELGIQSIPTLLLYKDGVLVDKAIGALPKPQIKKFIENHK
- a CDS encoding cAMP/cGMP-dependent 3',5'-cyclic-AMP/GMP phosphodiesterase, whose translation is MVSSEPNGFTALPRGGYLVDTSEGYIQFGSPPETIKDTMGLEKKTPLVFVLPNKFFHVEKGISIAELEFPIYFNFFFRGGKKTFIICSAEQKEQLTIVLGESLMGPQEVNLSSEFIDGAESFGFPDIKAEMAYFRSYKTMEEVVEFVLFDDSHKAKFGGITIEQLPSNEFLVVDGEKKIKIPGEVDFHVKYDIGKRLEEPFQPPLIGITCLGPSHGFDPTDNTSGFIIWLNGQGIMVDPPVNSTEWLRESNVNPKFINSIILTHCHADHDAGTFQKILEESKITIYATATVMESFLKKYCSLTKIPRKEITDLFDFIPVVIGRPTIINGGEFYFHYALHSIPSVGFEFFFQDQSFYYTSDHLNDPEAFEDMYKKGVLPETRYQFLKDFPWDRKIIYHEAGVPPLHTKISYLASLPEEVQKRITVYHIAAKDMPAGNHLTLAKFGIENTLYPEITPPKHQEAFQLLEILSQIDIFSGFPIEKAKEFLQIVKEERFRRGEQIIKKGTHGDRFFIIASGNVRFEGLSSDHSAVKRYGTYEYFGEASLILDTVRQADVYAETDVLALTIEKTRFFQFIRGSKLHENLIKLNSIRETNTWKTLTESQTFRGLTSYQVTQLELILKLETVKKEAVLIEEGQTFQNAYIVRSGTVVVMQNHKTIRELGAGDFVGEIYSLTKGLPSHFSFVAWPGTELYVLSQEDAIQYIKKNPGVYMKLNTVYN
- a CDS encoding type II toxin-antitoxin system antitoxin SocA domain-containing protein, which translates into the protein MEKLLHAILWILEKSPNGRARLDLAKLLYYSDGVHFQKHAEMITRGDYIHLEDSPYPVKLNEALLYLKEKGHIEVVPKIEGNGIQGFALRFLKPIDGLILSKEEKRVMMKVVEAFRGRVVDENRHYPNLYENYVVTPLFDSIPFSVARINTKIHVLVQKSLLNLSGKMFRVLFERSE
- the panD gene encoding aspartate 1-decarboxylase produces the protein MIITVCKGKIHRAVVTEAELHYEGSLTVDLDLMELAGMKPYEQVSVVNVNNGARFETYLIVGERGSGTICLNGAAARLGMKGDKVIIITYGQVEEKDLPSDYKPKVVFVDENNRPKKA